From the Candidatus Peribacteria bacterium genome, one window contains:
- a CDS encoding glycoside hydrolase family 15 protein translates to MPRSLVLGNGTLLATFDDRLQMRDLYFPYVGMEDHTTFGTMHRLGVYVEGKGFAWTTDENWTIELGYKSDTLVGNSTLTHHGLGITMTIEDCVHPVHNVLLRRFKIRSLDNEQKIVKLFFHHDFHIYGDNQKDTAFYEPYTNSVIHYRQTRYFLVGGETSNPEECFLGHGGGAYDSVLHSMKRVGSCGISSFTVGKANYRGYVGTWKDAEDGVLSQNTIEQGSVDSTVAIHSIVPPNTDTEVVMWLCLGTTLDEVVHLQQTILEETPERLSRNTANYWKSWVHKTNDDFGTLSTTSIDLYKRSLMMIRVHADNHGGIVAAADSDIMAFNRDTYTYVWPRDGAFVSLALDEAGYSEVARRFFEFCKRVQSPDGYMLHKYNPDGSVGSSWHPWFRDGEAQLPIQEDETALVLYAMCKHFEKTQDFEFLQQMYETFIKKAAQFLCDFREDETGLPLPSYDLWEEHRGIFTYTIATVIAGLQAAATMSQMLGHHTHSERYHQVADDMKQALLFHMFDEKEQRFVKKIKRKNGKTIERDLTPDASIAIVWKLGVLPPDDPRVISTMTQLERMLRVKTSIGGLARYTIDHYQAVTTPGEEVPGNPWIITTLWNAQWQIACAKTKADLIAAKTAIEWAVQYASNTGILPEQLHPYTGAPVSVAPLTWSHATYVETVLAYVKKERELLD, encoded by the coding sequence TGTGTATGTGGAAGGGAAAGGCTTTGCCTGGACGACCGATGAAAACTGGACGATCGAACTCGGCTACAAGTCGGATACGCTGGTTGGAAACTCCACACTTACACACCACGGACTCGGGATTACTATGACGATCGAAGACTGTGTGCACCCGGTCCATAACGTCCTCCTGCGCCGCTTCAAAATCCGCAGCCTGGATAATGAGCAGAAGATCGTAAAACTTTTCTTCCACCACGACTTCCACATTTACGGCGACAATCAGAAAGACACCGCCTTCTACGAACCCTACACCAACTCCGTCATCCACTACCGTCAGACCCGCTACTTCCTGGTTGGCGGGGAGACGAGTAATCCGGAGGAATGTTTCCTCGGTCACGGCGGCGGCGCCTACGATTCCGTGCTCCACAGCATGAAGCGCGTCGGCAGCTGCGGCATCTCGTCCTTCACGGTCGGGAAAGCAAACTACCGCGGCTACGTCGGAACCTGGAAAGATGCAGAAGACGGCGTGCTCTCCCAGAACACGATTGAGCAGGGGTCAGTCGATTCCACTGTGGCAATCCACAGCATCGTGCCTCCGAATACCGATACCGAAGTCGTGATGTGGCTGTGTCTCGGTACCACGCTCGACGAAGTCGTGCACTTGCAGCAGACCATTTTGGAAGAAACACCGGAGCGCCTCAGCCGCAATACCGCCAACTACTGGAAAAGCTGGGTCCACAAAACCAATGACGATTTCGGCACCCTCTCCACTACCAGCATTGATCTCTACAAACGCAGCCTGATGATGATCCGCGTCCACGCCGATAACCACGGCGGCATTGTGGCGGCAGCCGACAGCGACATCATGGCCTTCAACCGCGACACCTACACCTACGTCTGGCCCAGAGACGGCGCATTCGTGTCACTCGCTCTCGACGAAGCCGGTTACAGCGAAGTCGCGCGCCGCTTCTTTGAGTTCTGCAAACGCGTCCAGTCTCCCGACGGCTACATGCTCCACAAGTACAACCCGGACGGTTCTGTGGGCTCAAGCTGGCACCCGTGGTTCAGAGACGGTGAAGCACAACTCCCTATTCAGGAAGACGAAACCGCACTTGTGCTCTACGCCATGTGCAAACATTTCGAGAAAACCCAGGACTTCGAATTCCTGCAGCAGATGTACGAGACCTTTATTAAAAAAGCAGCACAATTCCTCTGCGACTTCCGCGAGGACGAAACCGGCCTCCCGCTCCCCAGCTACGACCTGTGGGAAGAGCATCGCGGCATCTTCACCTACACCATTGCCACAGTGATCGCAGGCCTTCAGGCTGCAGCGACGATGTCCCAGATGCTCGGGCATCACACCCATTCCGAACGCTACCACCAGGTTGCAGACGATATGAAGCAGGCACTCCTCTTCCATATGTTTGATGAAAAAGAGCAGCGCTTCGTGAAGAAGATCAAACGCAAGAACGGTAAAACAATCGAGCGGGACCTGACTCCCGATGCCTCGATCGCGATTGTCTGGAAACTCGGCGTCCTCCCACCGGATGATCCGCGCGTGATTTCCACCATGACACAGCTTGAACGCATGCTCAGGGTGAAGACCTCTATCGGCGGACTCGCACGCTACACCATCGACCATTATCAGGCAGTGACCACACCCGGAGAAGAAGTGCCCGGTAACCCGTGGATTATCACCACACTCTGGAACGCACAGTGGCAGATTGCGTGCGCAAAGACAAAAGCCGATCTCATTGCCGCAAAGACAGCCATTGAGTGGGCCGTGCAGTACGCGTCAAACACCGGCATTCTTCCCGAACAGCTGCATCCATACACCGGCGCACCTGTCAGCGTCGCGCCGCTCACCTGGAGTCATGCGACGTACGTGGAAACAGTGCTCGCGTATGTGAAAAAAGAACGGGAGCTGCTAGACTGA
- a CDS encoding M48 family metallopeptidase: MASRPLRHRIEYTKNKHSRAVCKGDTIIIRLAKNLSKTEEQEHIQSLLRRMTHLVLEEHEKKMIDPFRHLLNGGQTQTVTLATGKKYVIALHPGTRTSAKAYAHGWRIDVSPQVRRSSLHRLFWSLISERELARVTALVHKINEETFNVRIREVHLSFATTQWGSCSPRGVIMLNTALLFLPPSLLRYVIIHELAHRKQANHSPAYWREVESMLPGYKKPYKELHNYRLPQA; this comes from the coding sequence ATGGCGAGCAGACCCCTCAGACACCGCATAGAATACACGAAAAACAAGCACTCACGTGCTGTGTGCAAAGGCGATACCATCATTATTCGGCTCGCAAAAAATTTGTCGAAAACCGAAGAGCAGGAACACATTCAGTCACTGCTCCGCCGCATGACACATCTTGTGCTGGAAGAGCACGAGAAAAAAATGATCGATCCGTTCCGTCATCTTCTGAACGGTGGTCAGACACAGACAGTCACGCTCGCAACCGGAAAAAAATATGTGATTGCTCTGCACCCGGGAACACGCACATCTGCAAAAGCGTATGCACACGGTTGGAGAATCGATGTAAGCCCGCAGGTGCGCCGCTCCAGTCTGCACAGACTGTTCTGGTCTCTCATCTCCGAGCGCGAACTCGCACGCGTCACCGCCCTCGTGCATAAGATCAATGAGGAGACATTCAATGTCCGCATCCGCGAGGTACACCTCAGTTTTGCCACGACACAGTGGGGCAGCTGTTCCCCGCGCGGTGTGATCATGCTCAACACTGCACTGCTCTTCCTGCCACCATCTCTTCTGCGCTACGTCATCATCCACGAACTCGCCCACCGCAAGCAGGCGAACCATTCCCCTGCATACTGGCGCGAAGTGGAGTCCATGCTCCCCGGCTATAAGAAGCCGTACAAGGAGCTTCATAACTACAGACTGCCCCAGGCCTGA
- a CDS encoding Maf family protein, giving the protein MSASLILASTSPQRASLLKGLGLSFDIVPSTVDEDIHPEREPAKRSQTLARLKAENVAYDHAGSFVLGADTLVVSKNGTLLEKPADADEARHMLRLQSGGESIVYSAVCLIDPNGQLHEGLDSSSVFFKTLTDEDIEWWIGTHLWAGRSGAFQIDGPGQLMIERIEGDWSGIVGLPVYLFGKLAREAGFVL; this is encoded by the coding sequence ATGAGTGCTTCTTTGATTTTGGCATCCACGAGTCCGCAACGCGCATCGCTTCTGAAGGGGCTGGGTCTTTCTTTCGATATTGTCCCAAGTACGGTTGATGAAGACATTCATCCGGAGCGGGAGCCGGCCAAGCGGTCGCAGACCCTTGCACGTCTGAAAGCGGAGAATGTGGCGTACGATCATGCGGGATCCTTTGTGCTGGGTGCCGATACGCTTGTCGTGAGCAAAAACGGAACGTTGCTTGAGAAGCCTGCGGATGCTGATGAGGCAAGACACATGCTTCGTCTGCAGAGTGGCGGTGAGTCGATTGTCTATTCTGCTGTGTGTCTGATTGATCCGAACGGTCAGCTTCATGAAGGGCTTGATTCCTCATCTGTATTTTTCAAGACACTGACCGATGAAGACATTGAATGGTGGATCGGGACACATCTCTGGGCAGGCCGAAGCGGGGCCTTTCAGATAGACGGCCCCGGGCAGCTGATGATTGAGCGGATTGAAGGGGACTGGTCCGGTATTGTCGGATTGCCCGTGTACTTGTTCGGGAAGCTGGCACGTGAGGCTGGCTTCGTTCTCTGA
- the trpS gene encoding tryptophan--tRNA ligase gives MRVFSGIQPSGQLHLGNYFGSIKPNVDLQKESDQSFYFIVDLHALTTVQDPALLRQYRTDAVLDLLASGFDPEKSILFYQSDVPEHTELMWVLSTLAPMGLLERAVSYKDKVEKGIAASVGLFTYPVLMAADILLYDAEIVPVGKDQKQHVEIARDLGVKFNNTYGETFVLPEPKIREDVAVVPGTDGQKMSKSYGNTIPLFGDEKVIKKAIMGIVTDSKGPTDPKDPDSCIVYNIHKLFLDASAQKTLAEEYRAGLAYGDAKKKLLETYMDYFASMRTKRAQLAADPAHVAAIMKDGAAKASAIAEKTMERVRKAIGLR, from the coding sequence ATGCGCGTCTTTTCCGGCATCCAGCCATCGGGTCAGTTGCACCTCGGAAACTACTTCGGGTCTATTAAGCCGAATGTGGATCTGCAGAAGGAGTCGGATCAGAGCTTCTATTTTATTGTGGATCTCCACGCTCTTACGACTGTGCAGGACCCTGCATTGCTCCGTCAGTATCGGACGGATGCGGTTCTGGATTTGCTTGCGTCCGGGTTCGATCCCGAGAAATCGATTCTCTTCTACCAGTCCGATGTTCCCGAACACACGGAACTGATGTGGGTTCTTTCCACGCTTGCGCCCATGGGGCTTCTGGAACGTGCGGTCAGCTACAAGGACAAGGTGGAAAAGGGGATTGCCGCGTCTGTCGGACTCTTCACGTATCCGGTGCTGATGGCGGCAGACATTCTTCTGTACGATGCGGAGATTGTGCCGGTTGGAAAAGATCAGAAACAGCATGTGGAGATTGCGCGCGATCTTGGAGTGAAATTCAACAATACCTACGGCGAGACGTTCGTTCTTCCGGAGCCGAAAATCCGTGAGGATGTGGCGGTGGTACCGGGCACAGACGGTCAGAAGATGAGTAAGAGTTACGGCAATACGATTCCGCTTTTTGGTGATGAGAAAGTCATCAAGAAAGCGATCATGGGGATTGTGACCGATTCCAAAGGACCGACCGATCCGAAAGATCCGGACAGCTGTATTGTCTATAACATCCATAAGCTCTTCCTCGATGCATCTGCGCAAAAGACGCTTGCTGAGGAATACCGTGCCGGCCTTGCGTACGGTGATGCCAAAAAGAAGCTGCTGGAGACCTACATGGATTACTTTGCGTCCATGCGTACCAAGCGTGCACAGCTTGCTGCAGATCCGGCGCATGTCGCAGCCATTATGAAAGATGGAGCGGCGAAGGCGTCTGCAATTGCGGAAAAGACCATGGAACGGGTCAGAAAGGCGATTGGATTGCGATAA